In the Desulfovibrio legallii genome, one interval contains:
- a CDS encoding DUF134 domain-containing protein — MARPCHCRRVSGLPKARYFKPRGVPMSELEEAVLTLDGLEALRLADQEGLNMDAAAAQMGVSRHTFGRLLRRARQCVAGALVHGQALRIEGGVCAVGGEEADDPAPPAEGLLAAVPSQPPGGLAAAPEPHFGRCTTFTLAQVHDGIVGAVRVRAGLTHEQGDCGAVVRALQDMGVEAVLAGGLGLRPLRELQAAGMAVYHHAGLPSVGDCLRAFAAGDLPLFGERQICQGGKF; from the coding sequence ATGGCCCGTCCCTGCCACTGCCGCCGCGTGAGCGGCCTGCCCAAAGCCCGCTACTTCAAGCCTCGCGGCGTGCCCATGAGCGAGCTGGAAGAAGCCGTACTCACCCTGGATGGCCTGGAGGCCCTGCGCCTGGCCGATCAGGAAGGGCTGAACATGGACGCCGCCGCCGCACAGATGGGCGTTTCGCGCCACACGTTCGGCCGCCTGCTCCGACGGGCGCGGCAATGCGTGGCCGGGGCTCTGGTCCACGGCCAGGCCCTGCGCATTGAAGGCGGCGTCTGCGCTGTGGGCGGCGAGGAGGCGGATGACCCCGCGCCGCCGGCAGAAGGACTGCTGGCCGCCGTGCCTTCGCAACCGCCCGGCGGGCTCGCCGCCGCGCCTGAGCCGCACTTCGGCCGCTGCACCACATTCACCCTGGCCCAGGTGCACGACGGCATTGTGGGTGCGGTGCGGGTGCGCGCGGGCCTGACCCACGAACAGGGCGACTGCGGCGCTGTGGTGCGGGCCCTGCAGGATATGGGCGTGGAGGCAGTGCTGGCCGGCGGCCTTGGCCTGCGCCCCCTGCGCGAGCTGCAGGCCGCGGGCATGGCCGTATACCACCACGCGGGCCTGCCCAGCGTGGGCGACTGCCTGCGGGCCTTTGCCGCCGGGGATCTGCCTTTGTTCGGCGAAAGGCAGATCTGTCAGGGCGGAAAATTTTAG
- a CDS encoding histone deacetylase family protein — MTESALQTFAPLKAAQRLGVVFFPAFDWAIAPTHPEREERLLYTRDQLLEEGLFDIPGITEYRPDFATWEQLARVHFCLPTVGAVSTDSHLASAGGAIRAARLVLEGRENRAFALVRPPGHHAMRVVHGNRGFCNINNEAVMVAYIRDHYPRPDGRPLRIAIVDTDVHHGDGSQDIFWNDPHTLFISLHQDGRTLYPGTGFPRECGGPGALGRTINIPLPPETSDEGYLYAITHAVLPMLEDFRPDLIINSAGQDNHFTDPLANMKLSAQGYAALNAALKPHIAVLEGGYAIRGALPYVNLGICLALAGLPATDIREPGWTPQATRQRPEVGEYIARLCEQVRQVYFRPPAEPTEGRAEDGWWVRAKHIFYDTDMLREQQQEGWRLCPDCSGLGRWETSSERVPRSFCLLAPRHACPRCRALGRELAAKARKSGRYAHVLLLEGDSAAGATEYAG; from the coding sequence ATGACTGAATCCGCGCTGCAGACGTTCGCGCCCCTCAAGGCCGCGCAACGGCTGGGGGTGGTGTTTTTTCCCGCCTTTGACTGGGCCATCGCGCCCACGCATCCTGAGCGGGAAGAGCGCCTGCTCTATACCCGCGACCAGCTGCTGGAAGAGGGCCTCTTCGACATCCCCGGCATCACTGAATACCGGCCGGACTTCGCCACGTGGGAGCAGCTCGCCCGCGTGCATTTCTGCCTGCCCACGGTGGGCGCGGTGAGCACCGATTCGCACCTGGCCTCGGCCGGCGGGGCCATCCGGGCCGCGCGCCTGGTGCTGGAAGGCCGCGAAAACCGCGCCTTCGCCCTGGTGCGGCCCCCAGGGCACCACGCCATGCGCGTGGTGCACGGCAACCGCGGCTTCTGCAACATCAACAACGAAGCCGTCATGGTGGCGTACATCCGCGACCACTACCCCCGGCCCGACGGCCGCCCCCTGCGCATCGCCATTGTGGATACGGACGTGCACCACGGCGACGGCTCCCAGGACATTTTCTGGAACGACCCGCACACCCTGTTCATCTCCCTGCATCAGGACGGCCGCACCCTTTACCCCGGCACGGGCTTCCCGCGCGAATGCGGCGGCCCCGGCGCGCTGGGCCGCACCATCAATATCCCCCTGCCGCCGGAAACCTCGGACGAAGGCTACCTCTACGCCATCACCCACGCCGTGCTGCCCATGCTGGAGGACTTCAGGCCTGACCTGATCATCAATTCCGCCGGGCAGGACAACCACTTTACCGACCCCCTGGCCAACATGAAACTTTCGGCCCAAGGCTATGCGGCCCTCAATGCGGCCCTCAAGCCGCACATCGCCGTACTGGAAGGGGGCTATGCCATCCGCGGGGCCCTGCCCTATGTGAATCTGGGCATCTGCCTGGCCCTGGCCGGGCTGCCCGCCACGGACATCCGCGAACCGGGCTGGACGCCCCAGGCCACCCGCCAGCGCCCGGAGGTGGGCGAATACATCGCCCGGCTCTGCGAGCAGGTGCGGCAGGTCTACTTCCGCCCCCCCGCCGAACCCACCGAAGGCCGCGCCGAAGACGGGTGGTGGGTGCGCGCCAAGCACATTTTTTACGATACGGACATGCTGCGCGAGCAGCAGCAGGAAGGCTGGCGGCTCTGCCCGGACTGCTCCGGCCTGGGGCGGTGGGAGACCAGCTCGGAGCGGGTGCCCCGTTCCTTCTGCCTGCTCGCCCCGCGCCACGCCTGCCCCCGTTGCCGCGCCCTGGGCCGGGAACTGGCGGCAAAGGCCCGCAAAAGCGGCCGCTACGCCCATGTGCTGCTGCTGGAAGGCGACAGCGCCGCCGGTGCGACGGAATACGCCGGCTAG
- the tmk gene encoding dTMP kinase, with the protein MFVSFEGIEGAGKSTVMETLAAYLTAHGLDPVLTREPGGCALGRSLRSLLLDARIRGLSSRAELFLFLADRAQHVAEVVRPALEAGQIVLCDRYTDSTLAYQGYGRGLDTEYLRRLNDAATGGLAPDLTLLLDLPVRCGLGRAGERNRNKGLLVSEGRFDNESLDFHERVRRGYRALAEEEPERFAIIDAAQPPEDVALQCRSALEAHLSRRGKGLE; encoded by the coding sequence ATGTTTGTCTCTTTTGAAGGCATAGAGGGCGCCGGGAAATCCACGGTCATGGAAACGCTGGCCGCCTACCTCACGGCGCACGGGCTGGACCCTGTGCTGACCCGTGAGCCGGGGGGCTGCGCCCTGGGCCGGAGTCTGCGATCCCTGCTGCTGGACGCCCGTATCCGCGGGCTTTCCAGCCGGGCGGAGCTGTTCCTGTTTCTGGCCGACCGGGCCCAGCATGTGGCCGAAGTGGTGCGTCCGGCCCTGGAGGCCGGGCAGATCGTGCTCTGCGACCGCTACACCGATTCCACCCTGGCCTACCAGGGCTATGGCCGCGGCCTGGATACGGAATATCTGCGCCGCCTCAACGATGCGGCCACGGGCGGGCTTGCGCCGGACCTGACCCTGCTTCTGGATCTGCCCGTGCGTTGCGGCCTGGGCCGCGCCGGGGAACGCAACCGGAACAAAGGGCTGCTGGTCTCTGAAGGGCGCTTTGACAACGAGAGCCTGGACTTTCACGAGCGCGTGCGCCGGGGCTACCGCGCCCTGGCCGAAGAGGAGCCGGAACGCTTTGCCATCATCGACGCGGCCCAACCGCCCGAAGATGTGGCCCTGCAATGCCGTTCGGCCCTGGAGGCGCATCTGAGCCGGCGCGGCAAAGGGCTGGAGTAG
- a CDS encoding 3'-5' exoribonuclease YhaM family protein, producing the protein MEKGCYVKDITPPGEARGLFAVSQAVQGQSRNGPYWRLTLADASGALEAKIWHPLSAAFEAIPVGALVWAEGRAGLYRDQVQLSIEQLRLLSPEECAAVDQAALLPASPYPLDDMLEQLTNLCKAEFVYPPWRKLALGFLNHQDLRARFRVCPAAKSVHHAYVGGLLEHTLGVFTLCRRIADQYPELDRQTLLAGALFHDVGKIREFSGGVANDYTTEGRLLGHLMLGLEMLAPLLARSGLDAGLQEHLKHLVLSHHGELAFGAVRLPQTPEALALHYADNLDAKMAQCRGLFAQLSDNGQDWTPWQATLSRPLYRAARTPQAAAKKPAPQKSAPPKVVKEECLSLLKA; encoded by the coding sequence ATGGAAAAAGGCTGCTACGTCAAAGACATTACCCCCCCCGGCGAGGCGCGGGGGCTGTTTGCCGTGAGTCAGGCCGTGCAGGGGCAATCCCGCAACGGCCCCTACTGGCGGCTGACCCTGGCCGACGCCAGCGGCGCGCTGGAGGCCAAAATCTGGCATCCCCTCAGCGCGGCCTTCGAGGCCATCCCCGTGGGCGCGCTGGTCTGGGCCGAGGGCCGCGCCGGCCTTTACCGCGACCAAGTGCAGCTTTCCATAGAGCAGCTGCGTCTGCTCTCGCCCGAAGAATGCGCCGCCGTGGACCAGGCGGCCCTGCTGCCCGCCAGCCCCTATCCCTTGGATGACATGCTGGAGCAGCTCACCAACCTGTGCAAGGCGGAATTCGTCTATCCCCCCTGGCGCAAGCTGGCCCTGGGCTTTCTCAACCACCAGGACCTGCGCGCCCGCTTCCGCGTCTGCCCGGCGGCCAAAAGCGTGCACCACGCTTATGTGGGCGGCCTGCTGGAGCACACCCTGGGCGTGTTCACCCTCTGCCGCCGCATTGCCGACCAATATCCGGAGCTGGACCGCCAGACCCTGCTGGCCGGGGCCCTGTTTCACGATGTGGGCAAAATCCGTGAATTTTCCGGCGGCGTGGCCAATGACTACACCACCGAAGGCCGCCTTCTGGGGCACCTTATGCTGGGGCTGGAGATGCTCGCCCCCCTGCTGGCCAGATCCGGCCTGGACGCGGGCCTGCAGGAGCACCTCAAGCACCTGGTGCTCAGCCACCACGGCGAGCTGGCCTTCGGCGCGGTGCGCCTGCCGCAGACGCCCGAAGCCCTGGCCCTGCACTATGCGGATAATCTGGACGCCAAAATGGCCCAATGCCGGGGCCTGTTCGCCCAACTGAGCGACAACGGGCAGGACTGGACCCCCTGGCAGGCCACGCTGAGCCGCCCCCTCTACCGGGCCGCGCGCACGCCCCAGGCTGCCGCCAAAAAGCCCGCGCCCCAAAAATCGGCCCCACCAAAGGTGGTGAAAGAAGAATGTTTGTCTCTTTTGAAGGCATAG
- the surE gene encoding 5'/3'-nucleotidase SurE → MKVLLTNDDGIRAPGLRALYAALREAGHTVWVVAPMRQQSGVGHSLTVFEPVRSMDIVEPEFRGTGIFGTPTDCVKLALGRLLPERPDMVISGINAGPNVGPDILYSGTVGAATEAAHEDLPSMAVSHDTNGGPETDPLPQARHAVALAERVDWPRLGRRRVLNVNYPARPLDKALGLRVCVQTSAVWKNTYLERKDPRGAPYWWLEGEIPPETIEPQSDKDLLSQGYITLTPLCFEFTDRHGLAALEGMELGGK, encoded by the coding sequence ATGAAGGTTCTGCTCACCAACGACGACGGCATCCGCGCGCCCGGCCTGCGCGCCCTGTACGCGGCCCTGCGCGAGGCCGGCCATACGGTGTGGGTGGTGGCGCCCATGCGCCAGCAGTCGGGCGTAGGGCATTCGCTTACCGTGTTTGAGCCCGTGCGCTCCATGGACATTGTGGAGCCGGAGTTCAGGGGCACGGGCATTTTCGGCACGCCCACGGACTGCGTGAAGCTGGCCCTGGGCCGTTTGCTGCCGGAGCGGCCGGATATGGTCATCTCCGGCATCAACGCCGGGCCCAACGTGGGGCCGGACATCCTCTATTCCGGCACTGTGGGCGCAGCCACCGAGGCCGCCCATGAAGACCTGCCCAGCATGGCCGTTTCCCACGACACCAACGGCGGGCCGGAGACGGACCCCCTGCCCCAGGCCCGACACGCCGTGGCCCTGGCCGAGCGCGTGGACTGGCCCCGCCTGGGCCGCCGCCGGGTGCTCAACGTCAACTATCCGGCCCGTCCGCTGGACAAGGCCCTGGGGCTGCGCGTCTGCGTGCAGACCAGCGCCGTGTGGAAGAATACCTACCTGGAGCGCAAAGACCCGCGCGGCGCGCCCTACTGGTGGCTGGAGGGCGAGATCCCGCCCGAAACCATTGAGCCCCAGTCGGACAAAGACCTGCTCAGCCAGGGCTACATCACCCTGACCCCGCTCTGCTTTGAATTTACGGACCGCCACGGCCTGGCGGCCCTGGAGGGCATGGAGCTGGGCGGGAAGTAG
- the fba gene encoding class II fructose-1,6-bisphosphate aldolase, with product MPLTSPKQMFAAAYAGGYAIGAFNVNNMEIIQGIMGAAAAEKSPVILQVSAGARQYAGQGYIMKLVEAALQDDPSIPVVVHLDHGPSFEMCRDCIDGGFTSVMIDGSHLPYEENIALTKQVADYAHPRGVWVEAELGKLAGIEEHVASAEHVYTDPDQAVDFVRRTGCDSLAVAIGTSHGAYKFKGEARLDFDRLETISQKLPGYPLVLHGASSVPQEFVALCNKYGGQVGGAKGVPEDMLRKAAGMGVCKINVDTDIRLALTASIRQFLAEHPEQFDPRAYLKPARQAVQDMVAHKIRNVMGSSGKA from the coding sequence ATGCCCCTTACCAGTCCCAAACAGATGTTTGCTGCGGCCTATGCCGGCGGCTACGCCATCGGCGCGTTCAACGTCAATAACATGGAAATCATCCAGGGCATCATGGGTGCGGCCGCGGCGGAGAAATCGCCCGTCATTCTTCAGGTTTCCGCCGGCGCGCGGCAGTACGCGGGCCAGGGCTACATCATGAAGCTGGTGGAGGCCGCCCTGCAGGACGACCCCTCCATCCCCGTGGTGGTCCACCTGGACCACGGCCCCAGCTTTGAAATGTGCCGGGACTGCATCGACGGCGGCTTTACCTCCGTCATGATCGACGGCTCCCATTTGCCTTACGAGGAGAACATCGCCCTCACCAAACAGGTGGCGGACTACGCCCACCCGCGCGGCGTATGGGTGGAGGCCGAGCTGGGCAAGCTGGCGGGCATTGAAGAGCATGTGGCCTCGGCCGAACATGTTTATACCGACCCGGACCAGGCCGTGGACTTTGTGCGGCGCACGGGCTGCGACTCCCTGGCCGTGGCCATCGGCACCAGCCACGGGGCCTACAAATTTAAGGGCGAAGCCAGGCTGGATTTTGACCGCCTGGAAACCATCAGCCAGAAGCTGCCCGGCTACCCCCTGGTGCTGCACGGGGCCTCCAGCGTGCCGCAGGAATTCGTGGCCCTTTGCAACAAGTACGGCGGTCAGGTGGGCGGCGCCAAGGGCGTGCCCGAAGACATGCTGCGCAAGGCCGCGGGCATGGGCGTGTGCAAGATCAACGTGGATACGGACATCCGCCTGGCTCTCACCGCCTCCATCCGTCAATTCCTTGCGGAACATCCGGAACAGTTCGACCCCAGGGCCTACCTCAAGCCGGCGCGCCAGGCCGTGCAGGACATGGTGGCCCATAAAATCCGCAACGTCATGGGCTCGTCCGGCAAGGCCTAG
- the gap gene encoding type I glyceraldehyde-3-phosphate dehydrogenase, protein MPVKLGLNGFGRIGRYLLRLMADEQDMTIAAINARADNAALAYLFKYDSTYGTFAGSVEHDADGIIVNGRHIAVTRCKAGEWEWDRLGVTLAVETTGTIKDREGLSKHLDCGAKKVVISAPGKDVDAMIVMGVNHEVYDGGKHSVVSAASCTTNCLAPAAKVLHDLCGIRHGLMTTIHSYTMSQRILDGSHKDWRRGRAAAVSMVPSSTGAAKAVGQVLPELAGKLNGMSVRVPTFDCSLVDLTCEVERPCDAAAVNAAFKAASAGPLGAHFGYSEEPLVSIDYKGSTCGGVLDALSTQVLDQTMVKLLLWYDNEAGFTNQLLRLLRMVAKDC, encoded by the coding sequence ATGCCCGTCAAACTGGGACTGAACGGCTTCGGCCGCATCGGCCGGTATCTGCTGCGGCTCATGGCCGACGAACAGGACATGACCATCGCCGCCATTAACGCCCGCGCGGACAATGCGGCCCTGGCCTATCTTTTTAAGTACGATTCCACCTATGGCACGTTTGCGGGCAGCGTGGAGCACGATGCGGACGGCATCATCGTCAACGGCCGCCACATTGCCGTCACCCGCTGCAAGGCGGGCGAATGGGAATGGGATCGCCTGGGCGTGACCCTGGCCGTGGAGACCACGGGAACCATCAAAGACCGCGAAGGGCTGAGCAAACACCTGGACTGCGGGGCCAAAAAAGTGGTCATCTCCGCGCCGGGCAAGGACGTGGACGCCATGATCGTCATGGGCGTGAACCATGAGGTCTATGACGGCGGCAAACACAGCGTCGTTTCCGCCGCTTCCTGCACCACCAACTGTCTGGCCCCGGCGGCCAAGGTGCTGCACGATCTCTGCGGCATCCGCCACGGGCTCATGACCACCATCCACTCCTACACCATGAGCCAGCGCATCCTGGACGGCTCCCACAAGGACTGGCGGCGCGGCCGCGCCGCGGCCGTTTCCATGGTGCCTTCCAGCACGGGGGCGGCCAAGGCCGTGGGCCAGGTGCTGCCGGAGCTGGCGGGCAAGCTCAACGGCATGTCCGTGCGCGTGCCCACCTTTGACTGCTCCCTGGTGGATCTGACCTGCGAGGTGGAGCGCCCCTGCGACGCCGCCGCCGTCAACGCCGCCTTCAAGGCCGCCAGCGCCGGTCCTCTGGGCGCGCATTTCGGGTATTCCGAAGAGCCCCTGGTTTCCATCGACTACAAGGGCAGCACCTGTGGCGGCGTGCTGGACGCCCTTTCCACCCAGGTGCTGGATCAGACCATGGTCAAGCTGCTGCTCTGGTACGACAACGAGGCCGGCTTCACCAACCAGCTGCTGCGCCTGCTGCGCATGGTGGCCAAGGACTGCTGA
- the nspC gene encoding carboxynorspermidine decarboxylase codes for MPLCPEILFDAGRVPTPCFVLDADRLRANAAVLAQVQERTGARILLALKGFAAWAAFPLLSRFKGEGPLWGACASSVDEARLAREEFGGEVHAFAAAWNAREMAELLELADHLVFNSTAQWRQFRPAVAMRNQSRCPDRQIQCGLRINPEHSEGAAAIYNPCAPGSRLGIRRKDFDPTALEGISGLHFHTLCEQNADALERTLAAVEEKFGPWLPQCRWINMGGGHHITRPDYDLDQLCRLLTAWRGRYQAQIYLEPGEAVALNAGWLTATVLDVVQADMPVAILDIGVPCHMPDVLEMPYRPSVLFLAGDGLPSRAGLPGEQAWTCRLAGKSCLAGDVAGEYAFSAPLRPGQRLAFEDMAIYSMVKTTTFNGLRLPSIGICEADPGGGERFRLLRQFGYQDFKGRLS; via the coding sequence ATGCCCCTGTGCCCTGAAATCCTGTTTGACGCCGGGCGCGTGCCCACGCCCTGCTTTGTGCTGGACGCGGACCGGCTGCGCGCCAACGCCGCCGTGCTGGCCCAGGTGCAGGAGCGCACCGGGGCCAGAATCCTGCTGGCGCTCAAGGGCTTTGCGGCCTGGGCGGCCTTTCCGCTGCTTTCGCGTTTCAAAGGCGAGGGCCCCCTTTGGGGGGCCTGCGCCAGCTCCGTGGACGAGGCCCGCCTGGCGCGGGAAGAATTCGGCGGGGAGGTGCACGCCTTCGCCGCCGCCTGGAACGCGCGCGAAATGGCCGAGCTGCTGGAGCTGGCGGACCACCTGGTCTTCAACTCCACCGCCCAGTGGCGGCAGTTCCGCCCGGCCGTCGCCATGCGTAACCAGAGCCGCTGTCCGGACCGCCAGATCCAGTGCGGCCTGCGCATCAACCCGGAGCACTCCGAGGGCGCGGCGGCCATTTATAATCCCTGCGCGCCGGGCTCCCGCCTGGGCATCCGCCGCAAAGACTTTGACCCCACGGCCCTGGAGGGCATCTCCGGCCTGCATTTCCACACCCTTTGCGAGCAGAACGCCGACGCCCTGGAGCGCACCCTGGCCGCCGTGGAGGAAAAATTCGGCCCCTGGCTGCCCCAGTGCCGCTGGATCAACATGGGCGGCGGCCACCATATTACCCGGCCGGACTATGACCTGGACCAGCTCTGCCGCCTGCTTACCGCCTGGCGGGGGCGCTACCAGGCGCAGATTTACCTGGAACCGGGCGAAGCCGTGGCCCTTAACGCGGGCTGGCTCACGGCCACCGTGCTGGATGTGGTGCAGGCCGACATGCCCGTGGCCATCCTGGATATCGGCGTGCCCTGCCACATGCCCGACGTGCTGGAAATGCCCTACCGCCCCAGCGTGCTTTTCCTGGCGGGAGACGGTTTGCCCTCCCGCGCGGGCCTGCCCGGCGAACAGGCCTGGACCTGCCGCCTGGCGGGCAAATCCTGCCTGGCCGGGGACGTGGCCGGGGAATACGCCTTCAGCGCGCCCCTGCGGCCCGGTCAGCGTCTGGCCTTTGAGGATATGGCCATCTACAGCATGGTCAAAACCACTACTTTTAACGGCCTGCGCCTGCCCTCCATCGGCATTTGCGAAGCCGACCCCGGCGGGGGCGAACGCTTCCGCCTGCTGCGCCAATTCGGCTATCAGGATTTTAAAGGCCGGTTGTCGTAG
- a CDS encoding TrmH family RNA methyltransferase, translating to MPGKQPTARRRERLRQVLAHRQDDLTLVLANIHDPHNVSAIYRSCDAFGVSRVHLYYTDTPFPVLGRKTSASARKWVESVRHKSAEELFQALNGQGMQILATSCEPGARPLRQWDFTRPTAVIMGNEHSGVAPDLLRQAHGALYIPMYGMIQSFNVSVAAAIILAEAARQREAAGFYAAPRMNEAALAARLADWLEK from the coding sequence ATGCCCGGCAAACAACCCACAGCGCGGCGCAGGGAACGGCTGCGCCAGGTGCTGGCCCACCGTCAGGACGACCTTACCCTGGTGCTGGCCAATATTCACGATCCGCACAACGTTTCGGCCATCTACCGCTCCTGCGACGCCTTCGGGGTCAGCCGCGTGCACCTCTATTACACGGATACGCCCTTCCCCGTGCTGGGCCGCAAGACCTCGGCCTCAGCCCGCAAATGGGTGGAAAGCGTCCGCCATAAAAGCGCCGAAGAGCTGTTCCAGGCCCTCAATGGTCAGGGCATGCAGATCCTGGCCACCTCCTGCGAACCAGGCGCCCGCCCTCTGCGCCAATGGGACTTCACCCGCCCCACGGCCGTCATCATGGGCAACGAGCACAGCGGCGTGGCCCCGGACCTGCTGCGCCAGGCCCACGGCGCGCTCTATATCCCCATGTACGGCATGATCCAGAGCTTCAACGTCTCTGTGGCTGCGGCCATCATCCTGGCCGAGGCTGCCCGCCAGCGCGAGGCCGCGGGTTTTTACGCCGCGCCCCGCATGAACGAAGCAGCGCTTGCGGCCCGGCTGGCCGACTGGCTGGAAAAATAG
- a CDS encoding tetratricopeptide repeat protein, with protein MPRLLLVFCLILFSAATCAADTVTDLNAAIKALERGQTDTAKSLLANVIQDTQTGTEHKAMAYYIYSLAEKDPNESILYCRKAAELAPGNARYHEKLGILYYQVKAYENAVISLNNVITIMPINAGAYSLRGLAYRDMGNLEKALPDLDKAISLDPSNDIFYARRGVARFQANQHDGALEDLTRATERNRLPRPTQANCYFYAAKIYLENTSTPRQNDCSPPRNATWTRKKKGWRPKNCWNRSAGLKNGVSRNTPALTTLQH; from the coding sequence ATGCCCAGATTGCTTCTCGTCTTTTGTCTTATTCTTTTTTCCGCGGCAACCTGCGCTGCGGATACCGTTACGGACCTGAACGCAGCCATCAAAGCGCTGGAAAGAGGGCAGACAGACACAGCAAAAAGCCTGCTTGCAAACGTTATTCAGGACACGCAGACCGGCACAGAGCATAAGGCCATGGCTTACTACATCTATAGCCTTGCGGAAAAAGATCCCAATGAATCCATCCTCTACTGTCGCAAAGCTGCGGAGCTTGCGCCGGGCAATGCCCGGTATCACGAAAAGCTGGGCATACTCTACTACCAGGTCAAGGCCTATGAAAACGCCGTGATAAGCCTTAACAACGTCATTACCATAATGCCCATCAATGCCGGGGCGTACAGCCTCCGTGGGCTTGCTTACAGAGATATGGGCAACCTTGAAAAAGCGCTGCCGGATTTGGACAAAGCCATTTCCCTCGATCCCTCGAACGACATTTTTTATGCCCGGCGCGGCGTGGCCCGATTCCAGGCCAACCAGCACGACGGGGCCCTTGAGGATCTGACCAGGGCGACAGAACGCAACAGGCTGCCCCGGCCGACCCAGGCAAACTGCTACTTTTACGCCGCAAAAATTTACCTGGAAAACACCAGTACGCCGAGGCAAAACGACTGTTCGCCGCCGCGCAACGCAACCTGGACACGGAAGAAAAAAGGCTGGAGGCCCAAAAACTGCTGGAACAGATCAGCCGGGCTGAAAAATGGAGTTAGCCGCAACACGCCGGCCCTGACAACGCTGCAGCACTAA